From the Corticium candelabrum chromosome 2, ooCorCand1.1, whole genome shotgun sequence genome, one window contains:
- the LOC134176473 gene encoding transmembrane protease serine 6-like: MYTVRCCCVCIDCGRSVRVSSRIGGGKTATAGEYPWQAMLCGRNGVFCGGVMISKCCILTAAHCVTGRDANNEFNTKRVSSLKICLGRACGNCSQGYYDPKNRRNRKEAQCFKAHRIKIHPGYIYNATHLENDIAIVQLRPDKCIKCVTSSASPVCLPVATRDAPYLQPGSKAWVSGWGEIRLGQGPSHCLRKGRTEIVERDRCRAYYARESYTISRNQMCALNEKGPCNGDAGSPLIFRNQQYDNRFVLAGLVSWGKSCGRSDTYGVYSDVSHFVDWIYQKCTDYK; encoded by the coding sequence atgtacaCTGTCCGATGCTGTTGTGTTTGCATAGATTGTGGACGTTCCGTGAGAGTCAGTTCGCGGATCGGTGGTGGCAAAACTGCTACAGCCGGGGAGTATCCATGGCAAGCCATGTTGTGCGGAAGGAACGGCGTCTTCTGCGGAGGAGTGATGATCAGCAAGTGCTGCATTCTGACGGCAGCGCACTGCGTGACAGGGCGAGATGCAAACAACGAGTTCAACACAAAAAGAGTCTCGAGCCTCAAGATCTGTCTGGGACGAGCATGTGGCAACTGCAGCCAAGGATACTACGATCCCAAAAACCGAAGAAACAGGAAGGAGGCCCAGTGTTTCAAAGCTCACCGGATCAAAATCCATCCCGGCTATATATACAACGCCACTCACTTAGAGAACGACATCGCCATCGTTCAGTTGAGACCCGACAAGTGCATCAAATGCGTTACGTCTAGCGCCTCACcggtttgcctgcctgtgGCGACCCGAGACGCGCCCTATCTACAGCCTGGAAGTAAAGCGTGGGTGTCAGGATGGGGGGAGATCCGCCTAGGACAAGGTCCGTCGCACTGCTTGAGAAAGGGTCGCACGGAAATCGTTGAGAGAGACAGATGTAGAGCTTACTACGCGCGAGAATCGTATACAATCAGTAGGAATCAGATGTGTGCTCTTAACGAGAAAGGTCCGTGTAACGGAGACGCAGGAAGCCCACTGATTTTCAGGAATCAGCAATATGATAACCGATTTGTGTTGGCTGGTCTAGTGAGTTGGGGAAAGAGTTGTGGACGCAGCGACACCTATGGAGTTTACTCAGACGTCTCTCATTTTGTCGACTGGATTTACCAAAAATGCACCGATTATAAGTAG